A single window of Magnetococcales bacterium DNA harbors:
- a CDS encoding metal-dependent hydrolase: MSPITHGLIGWIVANSSPKLNPKERGIITLAALVPDLDGLGIIMQYITQDSDHQATWYFDYHHTFGHNLFFGIFLMGVAWMVTEKRGVAALLTGLSYHLHLLGDLVGSRGTHVDDKWPIPYLFPISDEWTWNWSGQWQLVSWQNFTATALTLGITFHLAWRRGYSPLELISNRADQAFVTTLRKRFPASG; the protein is encoded by the coding sequence ATGAGCCCCATCACCCACGGCCTCATAGGCTGGATTGTCGCCAACAGCTCCCCCAAGCTCAATCCCAAGGAACGGGGCATCATTACCCTTGCAGCCCTGGTGCCGGATCTGGATGGCCTGGGAATCATCATGCAATATATTACCCAGGATTCCGATCACCAGGCGACCTGGTATTTCGACTATCACCACACCTTCGGCCACAATCTTTTTTTCGGAATATTTTTGATGGGGGTGGCGTGGATGGTGACGGAAAAACGGGGAGTTGCCGCCCTTCTCACCGGCTTGAGCTATCATCTCCACCTGCTGGGAGATCTGGTGGGCTCCCGGGGAACCCATGTGGACGACAAGTGGCCCATCCCCTATCTCTTTCCCATCTCAGATGAATGGACCTGGAACTGGTCGGGGCAGTGGCAGCTGGTCTCCTGGCAAAATTTTACGGCCACAGCTCTCACCCTGGGGATCACCTTTCATCTCGCCTGGCGCCGGGGCTATTCTCCTCTGGAGTTGATTTCAAACAGAGCAGACCAAGCGTTCGTAACGACCCTTCGCAAGCGTTTTCCCGCTTCCGGATAG